One part of the Mycobacterium marinum genome encodes these proteins:
- a CDS encoding TIGR03619 family F420-dependent LLM class oxidoreductase codes for MTSVQLSMGIPSFSAEAPPSWEHLTDWAQLLEGCGFDRVLVSEHIAFGTHMDAYANPATGGTAGGRQPTGPDGHWLEPLTTLTYLAARTERIRLGTNILLAALRPAAVLAKTLATMDVLSGGRIDIGVGVGWQREEYEAAGVDFDRRGAVLDQTLEVCQRLWRENEVSFESAGLNFERIHQMPKPAQPGGVPIWVSGTVNRAVARRLARFGAGWIPWGPDARDVAAGIARMRAAVAHAGGDPNGFGVAGALRVKADADGRPDLADVAERAKTLRDAGVTELRMTHWPLAPENRERDINAVVEAVRAATGG; via the coding sequence ATGACTTCGGTGCAGCTGTCGATGGGGATCCCCTCATTTTCGGCCGAGGCGCCACCGAGCTGGGAACACCTGACCGACTGGGCGCAACTTCTCGAGGGCTGTGGGTTTGATCGAGTGCTGGTTTCCGAGCACATCGCGTTCGGCACGCACATGGACGCCTACGCAAATCCCGCGACGGGGGGAACCGCCGGTGGCCGCCAGCCCACCGGCCCGGACGGCCACTGGTTGGAGCCGTTGACCACGCTGACTTATCTTGCCGCTCGCACCGAACGAATCCGGTTGGGCACCAACATCCTGCTCGCCGCGCTGCGGCCCGCGGCGGTGCTGGCGAAAACCCTGGCCACCATGGATGTGCTGTCAGGTGGGCGCATCGACATCGGTGTGGGCGTGGGCTGGCAGCGCGAGGAATACGAGGCCGCCGGTGTCGACTTCGACCGCCGCGGGGCGGTTCTGGATCAGACCCTGGAAGTGTGTCAGCGCTTGTGGCGGGAGAACGAGGTCAGCTTTGAGTCTGCGGGGCTGAATTTCGAGCGGATCCATCAGATGCCCAAGCCCGCGCAGCCGGGGGGAGTGCCGATCTGGGTGAGTGGGACGGTCAACCGGGCCGTCGCCCGCCGGCTGGCGCGCTTCGGAGCGGGCTGGATTCCCTGGGGTCCCGACGCGCGCGATGTCGCCGCGGGAATCGCGCGGATGCGCGCGGCGGTGGCACATGCCGGTGGCGACCCGAACGGTTTCGGCGTAGCGGGCGCGCTGCGGGTCAAAGCTGATGCGGATGGCCGACCCGACCTGGCCGACGTGGCCGAGCGGGCAAAAACGCTGCGGGACGCGGGCGTCACCGAGCTGAGGATGACCCACTGGCCACTCGCGCCGGAAAACCGCGAACGCGACATCAACGCCGTCGTCGAAGCGGTGCGCGCCGCCACCGGCGGCTGA
- a CDS encoding flavin monoamine oxidase family protein — MSRVPRRKFLAATAGLSCGAAAGLGAGCASDRAARPSAPATPADKTDTRSILVIGAGMAGLGAARALADAGWPVRLIEARDRVGGRVNTVRDWGVPLEMGASWIHGTTDNPLLELAGQVEARLAPTDYDTPAKLAVDPRLAPISYDDDTWRRMVAQARRNVDDGSLAAALDDQDARDDLSDRERAELAYYVNTVIEDEYAADADQLSATTYDQGTYSSGPQVVITSGYDALPRRLADGLPIVFGTKVDSIVHKDDSVLVRAADRTFQGPAAIVTAPLGVLKSGAITFDPPLPDDHRRAIAALGFGVLSKSYFRFDRRTWDADNAFYQFLGPPGSMWSQWLTLPAAAGPIVLAFNAGRRGRHVESCSPSELMSGALPIARQLFGNDIAPAEVRSSGWSTDPLALGSYSFHAPGSGLDDRRQLQEPISDRLYLAGEAVGVDNPATVHGALISGRSAAAELMRQLQ; from the coding sequence GTGTCCCGGGTACCCCGCAGGAAATTCCTGGCGGCGACAGCGGGCCTGAGCTGCGGCGCCGCTGCCGGGTTGGGCGCCGGATGCGCGTCGGATCGCGCGGCCCGGCCGAGCGCCCCCGCAACGCCGGCGGATAAAACGGATACGCGGTCGATTCTGGTCATCGGCGCCGGGATGGCCGGTCTGGGCGCCGCGCGTGCACTTGCCGATGCCGGATGGCCGGTGCGGCTGATCGAGGCCCGCGATCGGGTCGGCGGCCGGGTCAATACCGTCCGAGACTGGGGCGTGCCGCTGGAAATGGGCGCCTCCTGGATCCACGGCACGACCGACAATCCGCTCCTCGAGCTGGCCGGCCAAGTCGAGGCACGGCTTGCGCCAACCGACTATGACACCCCGGCCAAGCTGGCGGTTGACCCACGCCTCGCGCCGATCAGCTACGACGACGACACCTGGCGGCGGATGGTGGCCCAGGCTCGCCGCAATGTCGACGACGGGAGTCTGGCCGCGGCGCTGGACGATCAGGACGCCCGGGACGACCTGTCCGACCGGGAGCGCGCCGAGTTGGCCTACTACGTCAACACCGTGATCGAAGACGAGTACGCCGCCGACGCGGATCAGCTCTCCGCGACGACTTACGACCAGGGCACGTATTCGAGCGGGCCACAGGTCGTCATCACCAGCGGCTACGACGCATTGCCGCGGCGCCTCGCCGACGGGCTGCCGATCGTCTTCGGCACGAAGGTCGATTCCATTGTGCACAAGGATGACTCGGTGTTGGTGCGGGCGGCGGACCGAACATTCCAGGGGCCCGCGGCAATAGTCACCGCCCCACTGGGCGTCCTGAAATCCGGCGCCATCACCTTTGATCCTCCCCTGCCCGATGACCACCGTCGCGCCATAGCCGCGTTGGGATTTGGCGTCCTGTCCAAGAGCTACTTCCGGTTCGACAGACGCACCTGGGATGCGGACAACGCCTTCTACCAGTTCCTCGGCCCCCCGGGCAGCATGTGGTCACAGTGGCTTACCCTGCCGGCCGCCGCGGGCCCGATTGTGCTGGCCTTCAACGCCGGCCGTCGTGGCCGGCACGTGGAGTCCTGCTCCCCCAGTGAGTTGATGTCTGGCGCGCTACCGATCGCCCGGCAGCTGTTCGGCAACGACATCGCCCCCGCCGAGGTCCGATCGTCGGGTTGGAGCACCGATCCCCTTGCCCTCGGCTCGTATTCCTTTCACGCACCGGGATCCGGTCTCGACGATCGCCGCCAGCTGCAGGAACCGATCAGCGATCGGCTCTACCTGGCCGGTGAGGCCGTGGGGGTCGACAATCCCGCCACCGTACACGGAGCGCTGATCAGCGGCCGATCCGCGGCCGCCGAGTTGATGCGCCAGCTGCAGTGA
- a CDS encoding DUF5994 family protein yields the protein MAIDLGALLDGAWWPRTASISRELPELVDALSARLGKIIEISVNWSSLDGSPDLDALNPLKSGEPGRPAGRQRLMKITGSRASANLLVVPCRTSVGLAKMILRTAARLPIMPIERDTQEFRTSDDVVRAARAQSALGGQHPPDCEPDPAAPAIPD from the coding sequence GTGGCGATCGATCTGGGTGCGCTCCTTGACGGGGCATGGTGGCCACGTACAGCCTCGATATCGCGCGAATTGCCCGAGCTGGTCGACGCCCTGTCCGCACGCCTGGGCAAGATCATCGAGATAAGTGTCAACTGGTCTTCGCTGGACGGCTCACCGGATCTCGACGCGCTGAACCCGCTCAAGAGCGGTGAACCCGGTCGGCCCGCCGGACGCCAGCGGCTGATGAAGATCACTGGTAGTCGGGCCTCGGCAAACCTGCTGGTCGTACCGTGCAGAACCTCGGTTGGCCTGGCGAAGATGATCCTGCGCACGGCCGCGCGGCTGCCCATCATGCCCATCGAACGCGACACCCAGGAATTCCGGACCAGCGACGACGTGGTGCGAGCCGCGCGTGCACAGAGCGCCTTGGGTGGGCAACATCCGCCCGATTGCGAACCTGACCCCGCTGCTCCAGCGATTCCCGATTGA
- the prpD gene encoding 2-methylcitrate dehydratase PrpD has translation MRMHDVRTRRSAEDFPCREHLAYQIAEVAADPVAVPAETEAMVINRIIDNAAVSAASLTRRPVAVARAQARAYPRSDRGAKVFGITGNHAPEWAAWANGVAVRELDFHDTFLAAEYSHPGDNIAPLVAVAQHLGLDGTDLIRGIATGYEIQMALVRGICLHEHKIDHVAHLGPSVAAGLGTMLGLDPDTIYSAVGQALHLTTSTRQSRKGLISSWKAFAPAWAGKVAIEAVDRAMRGEGAPAPIWEGEDGVIAWLLSGPEHTYHVALPDRGEPKRAILDSYTKEHSAEYQSQALIDLARRMRGRIGDSDQIETIVLHTSHHTHVVIGTGSNDPQKFDPDASRETLDHSVMYIFAVALQDGSWHHVRSYAPQRAHRPDTVALWHKISTVEDPEWTRRYHSADPAEKAFGARAEITLNTGQVIVDELAVADAHPLGARPFERKQYVAKFLGLSDGVIGETEQRRFLSTAEGLSSLPAGSLGGLNPIADAGVLDRSPTIPPGIL, from the coding sequence ATGCGGATGCATGACGTTCGAACCAGGCGCAGCGCCGAAGACTTCCCATGCCGTGAACACCTGGCGTACCAGATCGCCGAGGTGGCGGCGGACCCGGTCGCGGTGCCCGCCGAAACCGAGGCGATGGTGATCAACCGGATCATCGACAACGCTGCGGTGTCGGCAGCCTCGCTCACCCGCCGCCCGGTGGCCGTGGCCCGGGCGCAGGCACGAGCGTATCCGCGGTCAGACAGGGGCGCAAAGGTTTTCGGTATCACTGGGAACCATGCGCCGGAGTGGGCGGCCTGGGCCAACGGAGTCGCGGTGCGCGAGTTGGATTTTCATGACACCTTTCTGGCTGCCGAATACTCCCACCCGGGCGACAACATCGCACCCTTGGTCGCCGTCGCCCAGCACCTCGGCCTGGATGGCACCGACCTGATCCGAGGCATCGCCACCGGCTACGAGATCCAGATGGCCCTGGTCCGCGGAATCTGCTTGCACGAGCACAAGATCGACCACGTGGCACACCTGGGCCCCTCGGTGGCGGCCGGGCTGGGCACCATGCTCGGGCTGGACCCCGACACCATCTACTCCGCGGTCGGCCAGGCCCTGCACCTGACGACGTCCACCCGGCAGTCGCGCAAGGGATTGATCTCCAGCTGGAAGGCGTTCGCACCCGCCTGGGCGGGCAAGGTCGCCATCGAAGCGGTTGACCGCGCCATGCGCGGGGAAGGGGCGCCGGCACCGATCTGGGAGGGCGAGGACGGCGTGATCGCCTGGCTACTGTCGGGCCCCGAGCACACCTACCACGTCGCACTGCCCGACCGCGGTGAACCAAAGCGGGCCATTCTGGACAGCTACACCAAAGAGCATTCGGCCGAATATCAGAGCCAGGCCCTCATCGATCTGGCCCGGCGGATGCGCGGGCGCATCGGTGACTCAGACCAGATCGAGACCATCGTGCTGCACACCAGCCATCACACGCACGTGGTGATAGGCACCGGCTCCAACGACCCGCAAAAGTTCGACCCGGATGCCTCTCGGGAAACCCTCGACCACTCGGTGATGTACATCTTTGCGGTCGCCTTGCAGGACGGCAGCTGGCATCATGTGCGCTCCTACGCGCCGCAGCGGGCGCACCGACCCGACACGGTGGCGCTGTGGCACAAGATCTCCACGGTCGAAGATCCGGAGTGGACCCGGCGCTACCACAGCGCCGATCCGGCGGAAAAGGCATTCGGTGCGCGCGCGGAAATCACCCTCAACACTGGCCAGGTGATCGTCGACGAGCTGGCCGTCGCGGACGCTCATCCGCTGGGGGCCCGTCCTTTTGAGCGCAAGCAGTACGTGGCCAAGTTCCTCGGCCTGTCCGACGGGGTGATCGGTGAAACCGAGCAGCGTCGGTTCCTCTCGACGGCCGAGGGCCTGTCGAGCCTGCCGGCGGGCTCGCTGGGTGGGCTCAACCCGATCGCCGATGCGGGGGTGCTGGACCGGTCCCCGACGATTCCGCCCGGGATCTTGTGA
- a CDS encoding short-chain fatty acyl-CoA regulator family protein, translated as MSHVPKTFAGARLRRLREDHGLTQVALARALGLSTSYVNQLENDQRPITVSVLLALAERFDLPTHYFAPDSDARLVSDLREVFAEGPATPAQIEELVARMPAVGQTLVNLHRRLYDATAELEALHSRATADVSAVSGQPMPFEEVRDFFYDRKNYIGELDIAAEEMFGRHGLHLGGLDAQLARLLGDNLGVTVVLDDGQSLNPNSKRMFQPESKTLYLARWLHSGQRAFQLATQIALLTQADLITGIIAGDDQLSDEARGVARIGLANYFAGALLLPYRPFLDAAASTRYDIDQLARRFEVGFETICHRLSTLQRPNARGVPFIFVRTDSAGNISKRQSATAFHFSRVGGNCPLWVIHQAFARPGQFLTQVAQMPDERTYFWIARTTTAEPSRYLGPGKSFAIGLGCDLAHADKLIYSVGVDLTDTEAIAAIGAGCKICDRPSCPQRAFPYLGRPVRVDPHTSTDLPYPPAISTER; from the coding sequence GTGTCACACGTGCCAAAGACCTTCGCCGGGGCGCGGCTGAGGCGACTCCGCGAGGACCACGGGCTGACCCAGGTGGCGCTGGCACGCGCGCTGGGCCTGTCAACCAGCTACGTCAATCAGCTGGAAAACGACCAGCGCCCGATCACGGTCTCGGTGCTGCTCGCTCTTGCCGAACGTTTCGACTTGCCGACCCACTATTTCGCGCCGGACTCCGATGCACGGCTGGTCTCGGACTTGCGTGAGGTCTTCGCCGAGGGGCCCGCCACCCCGGCGCAGATCGAGGAACTGGTGGCCCGGATGCCAGCGGTGGGACAGACGCTGGTCAACCTGCATCGACGGCTCTACGACGCCACCGCCGAGCTCGAAGCGCTGCACAGTCGCGCCACCGCCGACGTTTCGGCGGTGTCCGGGCAGCCGATGCCGTTCGAAGAAGTCCGCGACTTTTTCTATGACCGAAAGAACTACATCGGCGAGTTGGACATCGCCGCGGAGGAGATGTTCGGCCGCCACGGGCTGCACCTCGGGGGGCTTGACGCGCAATTGGCGCGGCTGCTCGGCGACAACCTCGGCGTCACCGTGGTGCTCGACGATGGGCAGTCGCTAAACCCCAACTCCAAGCGCATGTTTCAGCCAGAGTCCAAGACGCTTTACCTGGCTCGCTGGCTGCATTCCGGCCAGCGCGCCTTTCAGCTGGCCACGCAGATCGCGCTGCTGACCCAGGCCGACCTGATCACCGGCATCATCGCCGGTGACGATCAGCTCAGCGATGAGGCGCGGGGGGTGGCCCGCATCGGTCTGGCCAACTACTTCGCCGGAGCGTTGCTGCTGCCCTACCGGCCGTTTCTGGACGCGGCCGCAAGCACGCGCTATGACATCGATCAACTGGCACGCCGATTCGAGGTCGGCTTCGAGACCATCTGTCACCGGCTGTCCACCCTGCAGCGCCCCAACGCCCGCGGGGTCCCGTTCATCTTCGTCCGCACCGACAGTGCCGGAAACATCTCCAAACGCCAATCCGCCACGGCATTTCACTTCTCCCGAGTCGGCGGGAACTGTCCGCTGTGGGTGATTCACCAAGCGTTCGCCCGGCCCGGTCAGTTCCTGACCCAGGTGGCCCAGATGCCCGATGAGCGGACCTATTTCTGGATCGCCCGAACCACCACCGCCGAGCCCAGCCGCTACCTCGGCCCCGGGAAGAGCTTTGCCATCGGCCTGGGATGCGACCTGGCCCACGCCGACAAGCTGATCTACTCCGTCGGGGTCGACCTGACCGACACCGAGGCGATCGCCGCCATCGGCGCGGGCTGCAAGATCTGCGATCGCCCCTCCTGCCCGCAACGCGCTTTCCCCTACCTGGGCCGCCCGGTGCGGGTGGATCCGCACACCAGCACCGATCTGCCTTATCCGCCGGCGATCAGCACAGAGCGCTAG
- a CDS encoding DUF2652 domain-containing protein: MAIRRAVLAIADIGGYTNYMNWNRMHLAHAQWAVAELLEAVIDAGKGLKLAKLEGDAAFFWAPGGDAKVVVCERIAAMRQAFMERRERIKKDISCDCKSCAQLDDLSLKFVAHEGEVAEQKVKRRLELAGVDVILVHRMLKNSVPVSEYVLMTESVAECLDESVRGLSMPLTHDFEGIGQTPTYYIDLATAEVRPVVPERGFVSRFSEMFKFELKSLPFILGAKQACAGFRNLDRGRVEGLPAA; the protein is encoded by the coding sequence ATGGCCATTCGTCGCGCTGTGCTCGCCATCGCCGACATCGGCGGATACACCAACTACATGAATTGGAACCGGATGCACCTGGCCCACGCGCAGTGGGCGGTGGCCGAACTGCTCGAGGCGGTCATCGACGCCGGCAAAGGTCTCAAGCTTGCCAAGCTGGAGGGGGACGCGGCATTCTTCTGGGCCCCCGGCGGAGACGCGAAAGTCGTTGTTTGTGAACGTATCGCGGCCATGCGGCAAGCATTTATGGAACGACGGGAACGGATCAAGAAGGACATCTCCTGCGACTGCAAGAGCTGCGCACAGCTCGATGATCTGTCGCTGAAGTTCGTCGCGCATGAGGGCGAGGTTGCCGAGCAAAAGGTCAAGCGCCGACTTGAATTGGCCGGTGTCGACGTCATCCTGGTGCACCGGATGCTGAAAAACTCGGTGCCGGTGTCGGAGTATGTGCTGATGACCGAGTCCGTTGCGGAATGCCTTGATGAGTCGGTACGCGGCCTCTCGATGCCGCTGACCCACGATTTCGAAGGCATTGGTCAAACGCCGACGTACTACATCGATCTGGCCACCGCCGAGGTGCGCCCCGTGGTGCCCGAACGCGGTTTCGTGAGCCGGTTTTCGGAGATGTTCAAGTTCGAGCTGAAGTCGCTGCCATTCATCCTGGGCGCCAAGCAGGCGTGCGCGGGCTTCCGCAACCTCGATCGCGGCCGAGTCGAGGGACTGCCGGCGGCCTGA
- a CDS encoding nuclear transport factor 2 family protein, producing MRPEPAAVARDFIAAFSAADFGAMRGLLAADLIAHITNADGGADVVNGREDYLRRIAAMDLDAAQFRVELTQPPQPVDTDRVLVMVEVRARKGDSDQLQDLHNYAAHLLRVVRGQIAELHMVDAKPAESARFWV from the coding sequence ATGAGGCCTGAACCTGCGGCGGTCGCCCGGGACTTCATTGCGGCGTTCTCGGCGGCGGACTTTGGCGCGATGCGAGGTCTGCTCGCCGCCGACCTGATTGCGCACATCACCAACGCCGATGGCGGTGCGGACGTAGTCAACGGACGCGAAGACTATCTGCGCCGTATCGCGGCAATGGATCTGGATGCGGCGCAGTTCCGGGTCGAGTTGACCCAGCCGCCCCAGCCCGTCGATACCGATCGTGTCTTGGTCATGGTCGAGGTCCGTGCCCGTAAGGGCGACAGTGACCAGCTCCAAGACCTGCACAACTACGCGGCCCACTTGTTGCGGGTCGTGCGCGGACAGATCGCAGAACTCCACATGGTCGACGCGAAACCCGCTGAAAGCGCCAGGTTTTGGGTCTAG
- a CDS encoding alpha/beta fold hydrolase — translation MSARKATDGKAHTKAPAALPDVLPPSRSLTVRAADGTALHTQVFGPADGYPIVLTHGFVCSIRAWAYQIADLATDYRVIAFDHRGHGRSGIPRRGGYTLEHLASDLDSVLDATLAPHERALIAGHSMGGIAISAWSERYRHKVHRRADAVALINTATGDLLRKIRMLSVPRELSVARDFAGRGLINAFGGFPLPSAVRIPTQYLIAMMAVGADAHPTAARLLYELFAQTSAAGRGGCARMLVGEVGSRHISLDGLTVPTLVIGSERDRLTPISQARKIASTAPNVFDLVELPGGHCSMLEQHHEVNRHLRALVDSVGGRSRARISS, via the coding sequence ATGAGTGCTCGGAAGGCCACCGACGGCAAGGCGCATACCAAGGCGCCCGCTGCATTGCCGGACGTCCTACCCCCGAGTCGCAGCCTGACCGTCCGCGCGGCGGACGGCACCGCACTGCACACCCAGGTCTTCGGGCCGGCCGATGGCTACCCGATCGTGTTGACGCATGGTTTCGTCTGCTCCATCCGGGCCTGGGCCTACCAGATCGCCGACCTGGCGACCGACTACCGGGTGATTGCTTTCGACCATCGCGGTCACGGGCGCAGCGGCATCCCGCGGCGCGGCGGCTACACCCTCGAACACCTTGCCTCCGACCTGGATTCGGTATTGGATGCGACGTTGGCCCCGCACGAGCGGGCGCTGATCGCCGGACATTCGATGGGCGGCATCGCCATCTCCGCTTGGTCCGAGCGCTACCGGCACAAGGTGCATCGGCGTGCCGACGCCGTCGCATTGATCAACACCGCCACCGGCGACTTGCTGCGCAAGATCAGAATGCTGTCGGTGCCGCGGGAATTGTCGGTGGCTCGAGACTTTGCGGGCCGGGGCCTGATCAACGCGTTCGGCGGGTTTCCGCTCCCGAGCGCAGTCCGGATTCCCACCCAGTACTTGATCGCGATGATGGCGGTCGGGGCCGACGCCCATCCAACCGCGGCACGACTGCTCTACGAACTGTTCGCGCAGACGTCAGCGGCGGGCCGCGGCGGCTGCGCGCGGATGCTGGTCGGCGAGGTCGGATCGCGCCACATCAGTCTGGACGGTTTGACGGTGCCGACGCTGGTGATCGGCAGCGAGCGTGATCGGCTCACGCCGATCAGCCAGGCCCGCAAGATCGCAAGCACTGCGCCCAACGTCTTCGATTTGGTCGAATTGCCGGGCGGGCATTGCTCGATGCTGGAACAGCACCACGAGGTGAACCGGCACTTGCGGGCACTCGTCGATTCGGTCGGCGGCCGCTCCCGGGCCCGCATCAGCTCATAG
- the prpB gene encoding methylisocitrate lyase produces MKTVLGTAVSATEKRTGFRAALESGRLLRFPGAFSPLVARLVAEIGFDGVYVSGAALSADLGLPDIGLTTLTEVSARGAQIAAASELPTFIDADTGFGEPMSAARTVAVLEDAGLAGCHLEDQVNPKRCGHLDGKAVVPVGVMVSRLRAAVSARRDPNFIVCARTDAAAVEGSSAAIDRAKAYADAGADLIFTEALRTPAEFEQFRAAVNTPLLANMTEFGKSGLLSTDQLREIGYNVVIYPVTTLRLAMYAVEVGLREIADAGTQSGLLNRMQQRSRLYELLRYADYQQFDSSIYNFVRQGDRP; encoded by the coding sequence ATGAAAACGGTGTTGGGCACCGCGGTGTCGGCGACCGAGAAGCGCACCGGGTTTCGCGCTGCGTTGGAAAGTGGCCGGCTGCTGCGATTCCCGGGAGCCTTTTCGCCGCTCGTGGCCCGATTGGTCGCCGAGATCGGCTTCGACGGGGTGTACGTATCCGGTGCTGCGCTCTCGGCCGACCTGGGGTTGCCCGACATCGGCTTGACCACCCTGACCGAGGTCAGCGCGCGGGGAGCGCAGATCGCGGCCGCCAGCGAGCTGCCCACTTTCATCGATGCCGACACCGGTTTCGGTGAACCGATGAGCGCGGCCCGCACGGTGGCCGTGCTCGAAGATGCCGGGCTGGCCGGCTGCCACCTGGAAGATCAAGTTAACCCCAAGCGGTGTGGGCACCTCGACGGCAAGGCGGTGGTGCCCGTCGGCGTGATGGTCAGTCGGCTGCGAGCCGCGGTATCGGCGCGGCGCGACCCCAATTTCATCGTCTGCGCACGCACCGACGCCGCGGCGGTCGAAGGGTCCTCCGCTGCGATCGATCGGGCCAAGGCCTACGCCGACGCGGGCGCCGACCTGATCTTCACCGAGGCGCTGCGCACCCCCGCGGAGTTCGAACAGTTTCGCGCTGCGGTGAATACACCGTTGCTGGCCAACATGACCGAGTTCGGAAAGTCTGGGCTGCTGAGCACCGATCAGCTCCGCGAGATCGGCTACAACGTCGTGATCTATCCGGTGACCACCCTGCGACTAGCCATGTACGCCGTCGAGGTCGGTCTTCGCGAAATCGCCGATGCGGGAACTCAATCCGGACTTCTGAACCGCATGCAGCAGCGCAGCCGGCTCTACGAGCTACTGCGATACGCCGACTACCAGCAGTTCGACTCCAGCATCTACAACTTCGTCCGCCAAGGAGATCGGCCATGA
- a CDS encoding nuclear transport factor 2 family protein: MSIALLREMFEKMVVAKNAELIGHYYDPDFVMYSDGLRQEFAEFSEGHRKIYASAISYAIEYDEDAWVQAPDRVAGRVWITTSRPGEKPTRIEVILIAAYRDGRIHRIWETTWPSWRNVAALEDY; encoded by the coding sequence GTGTCGATTGCGCTGCTTCGTGAGATGTTCGAGAAGATGGTCGTTGCCAAGAACGCCGAGTTGATCGGGCATTACTACGACCCCGATTTCGTGATGTATTCCGACGGGCTGCGCCAGGAATTCGCCGAGTTCAGCGAGGGACACCGCAAGATCTATGCGAGCGCCATCAGCTACGCGATCGAATACGACGAGGACGCGTGGGTGCAAGCCCCCGACCGGGTCGCCGGACGCGTGTGGATCACCACATCGCGGCCCGGGGAAAAGCCGACGCGAATCGAAGTCATACTCATCGCAGCATACCGAGACGGCCGCATCCACCGAATCTGGGAGACAACATGGCCGAGTTGGCGCAACGTGGCCGCGCTCGAAGACTACTGA
- a CDS encoding bifunctional 2-methylcitrate synthase/citrate synthase: protein MSTLDDTPRICKGLAGVVVDNTAISKVVAETNSLTYRGYPVEDLAEQCSFEQVAYLLWHGELPDDQQLALFMQRERAARRLNRSMLSLLAKLPDTCHPMDVVRTLISYLGAEDPDEDDSSPRSNYAKSLRMFAVLPTIVAADMRRRRGLSPIAPHSHMSYAQNFLHMCFGDVPASAVVDAFEQSLVLYAEHSFNASTFAARVVTSTRSDIYSAVAAAIGALKGTLHGGANEAVMRDMLEIGSADQASEWLRRKLARKEKVMGFGHRVYRNGDSRVPTMKRALERVAGVRDGQRWLDIYQVLERDMLAVTGIMPNLDFPTGPAYHLMGFDIGSFTPIFVMSRITGWTAHIIEQTASNALIRPLSEYVGPAQRTLKFARQRRC from the coding sequence ATGAGCACCCTCGACGACACACCGCGAATCTGTAAGGGCCTGGCCGGCGTCGTGGTCGACAACACCGCCATCTCCAAGGTTGTTGCCGAGACCAACTCGCTCACCTATCGCGGATATCCGGTTGAGGACCTCGCTGAGCAATGCAGCTTCGAGCAGGTGGCCTACTTGCTGTGGCACGGCGAGCTTCCCGACGACCAGCAGCTGGCATTGTTCATGCAGCGCGAGCGCGCCGCCCGCCGGTTGAACCGGTCCATGTTGTCGCTGTTGGCGAAACTGCCCGATACCTGCCATCCGATGGACGTGGTGCGGACATTGATCAGCTACCTGGGGGCCGAAGACCCCGACGAGGACGACAGCAGCCCGAGGTCCAACTACGCCAAGTCGCTGCGGATGTTTGCGGTACTGCCCACCATCGTTGCGGCCGATATGCGGCGTCGGCGCGGGTTGTCGCCCATCGCGCCGCACAGCCACATGAGTTACGCGCAGAATTTCTTGCACATGTGTTTCGGCGATGTCCCCGCGAGTGCGGTTGTGGATGCCTTCGAGCAATCCCTGGTGCTCTACGCCGAACACAGCTTCAACGCTTCCACGTTCGCCGCCCGGGTCGTCACCTCCACCCGATCCGACATCTACAGCGCGGTAGCGGCGGCGATCGGTGCGCTCAAGGGGACGCTGCACGGCGGGGCAAACGAAGCGGTGATGCGCGACATGCTCGAGATCGGTTCGGCGGACCAGGCATCGGAATGGTTGCGGCGCAAGCTGGCCCGCAAGGAAAAGGTGATGGGCTTTGGCCATCGGGTGTATCGCAACGGCGATTCCCGGGTCCCGACCATGAAGCGGGCCCTCGAGCGGGTGGCTGGCGTGCGTGATGGCCAGCGGTGGCTGGACATCTACCAGGTCTTGGAGCGGGACATGCTCGCCGTCACGGGAATCATGCCGAATCTGGACTTTCCCACCGGTCCCGCCTACCACTTGATGGGATTCGATATCGGCTCCTTTACCCCGATCTTCGTGATGAGCCGTATTACCGGGTGGACCGCACACATCATCGAGCAGACCGCGTCCAACGCGTTGATCCGTCCGCTCAGCGAATATGTGGGTCCGGCCCAACGCACGCTGAAATTCGCCCGACAGAGACGTTGCTAG